In a single window of the Diachasmimorpha longicaudata isolate KC_UGA_2023 chromosome 16, iyDiaLong2, whole genome shotgun sequence genome:
- the LOC135170137 gene encoding activating transcription factor of chaperone isoform X2: MAICYAEPFSDWLEEKVEFLFEEIPTPECSQKPIPPYPQKQETTQSLLQEFETVLGDVEACHQIFPTMSQLTPPQTPPHEISEKSMGFDSQLLVALQPAMVDYQMSKPQVIPVTQIPQKMVPAVVKPDSYLEQISGGWNAENVSLMPLATQVTGDVANELAEMDEYVRSCAEDMSPSTPASSCTSSNSYLSSEDSNDPDWTIPTTSSGTSEGSSGNKQRGQRIHSKSRSKPYSRPNIEDKKVRKKEQNKNAATRYRQKKKAEIKEIIGEEQELIEHNEKLQDQVKELAREIGYLKGLMRDLFKAKGLMN; the protein is encoded by the coding sequence AGCCCTTCTCCGATTGGCTGGAGGAAAAAGTCGAGTTCCTGTTTGAGGAGATTCCGACCCCAGAATGCAGCCAAAAGCCGATCCCACCTTATCCCCAGAAGCAGGAGACAACCCAGTCCCTGCTGCAGGAGTTCGAAACAGTCCTGGGGGATGTGGAAGCCTGTCACCAAATTTTCCCCACCATGTCCCAACTGACCCCACCTCAGACACCACCCCACGAGATCTCGGAAAAATCCATGGGTTTTGATAGTCAGCTACTCGTTGCTCTTCAGCCAGCGATGGTGGACTATCAGATGAGCAAACCCCAGGTGATTCCAGTCACCCAAATCCCTCAGAAGATGGTGCCAGCAGTGGTCAAACCTGACTCCTACCTAGAACAGATCTCTGGGGGATGGAATGCTGAGAACGTCTCCCTGATGCCACTGGCCACTCAAGTAACTGGAGATGTGGCTAATGAACTAGCAGAAATGGATGAATATGTTCGGTCTTGCGCTGAAGATATGTCTCCATCGACACCAGCAAGTTCATGCACAAGTTCCAACAGCTACTTGTCCTCTGAAGACTCTAACGATCCTGACTGGACGATACCAACAACCTCGTCGGGCACTTCTGAAGGTTCTTCTGGTAATAAACAACGTGGACAACGGATTCACTCGAAGAGCCGAAGCAAGCCTTACTCCAGGCCCAATATCGAAGATAAAAAGGTCAGAAAGAAGGAGCAGAACAAAAATGCAGCCACTAGGTATCGTCAGAAGAAGAAGGCGGAAATAAAAGAGATCATTGGGGAGGAGCAGGAGCTGATTGAACACAACGAGAAATTGCAAGATCAAGTTAAAGAGCTCGCTAGGGAGATTGGATACCTTAAAGGGCTCATGAGGGATCTCTTCAAAGCCAAGGGattgatgaattaa